Genomic window (Kwoniella dendrophila CBS 6074 chromosome 1, complete sequence):
ACACCTTGAGCAACTTTGACTGAATCAGTTTCAGAAAAGTATCTAGCTGTAGCAGCGTTATCTGAACCAGATAAAATAGATTTCTTTGATGCTACTGAACCACGTTGAGTATGTTCCATAGCTTCGATTGAACCCATACCTCTGTAAACTTTAACTCTTTTACCCTCATGGTAGAAGTATTCTCCTGGTGATTCTGTTGTACCAGCTAATAAACCACCCATCATAACAGCTGAAGCACCTAATGATAAAGCTTTGGCAATATGACCAATGTTTCCAATACCACCGTCTGCAATTGTTGGTACACCAAATCTTGAAGCGAATTCAGATACAGCGTAAACTGCTGTACCTTGAGGTCTACCAACAGCCATCACTTCTTGTGTGATACAGATTGATCCTGAACCCATACCAATTCTTAGTCCATCTGCACCAGCAACAATCAATTGAGCAGCTTGTTCTCTTGTTACTACGTTACCAGCAATAACATCGAGTTTTGGGTAAGTTGATTTAATCCATTggataaattcaatttggAAGACTGAGTTTCCTTGAGAAGAATCTAAgacaacaacatcaagacCAGCTTCAACAAGtaatttcaatctatctttGTCCCCTGGTCGAGTACCGATGGCAGCACCACAGTAGAGTTGTTTGGATTCTGGAACTTTGGAAGCGAGAGGGTagttttggttttttaaTAAATCGGATCGGGCGACAAGAGATACGAGGTTTCCGTCTGAATCGATGATAGGAAGTTTACCTTTCTTGGAATCTCGAAGGATGGCGTTGGCCTGTTCAAGGGTGATACCAGCGGATCCTGTTACCAAATCGGTGGTCATGACTGATTTTACTGAAGCTTCTGGGTCTTGGAATTGTACGTCTCGGCCTGTGATGATACCGACGAGTTTACCGTGCATCTTTCCGGTTTCAGTGATTGGTACACCGCAGAAGCCGAATGTAGCTTTGATTTCCAATACATCTCCTACGGTACTTTCCGGTGTCAAGCAGATTGGATCAGTGATGAAACCATTTTCGAACTTCTTGACTCGTCTAACCATAGCAGCTTGTTCTTCAGCACTACAATTGTGGTGGATAATACCAAGACCACCGTGTAAAGCGAGAGCAATAGCCATTCTGTATAATGCTTAATCAGCTGGCCGCCTCATTTCCTTGTAAGATTTCAGCTTACCGGTCTTCAGTGACAGTGTCCATAGGGGAGGAAAGGAAAGGGGTGTTCAAAGTGATGTTTTTGGTGACTCTGAGAGGGAATTAGAGATCAGCTTAGGCACTCTTCATAAATCATATGGAATGCTTAGTAAACGATATCGTGTCGACTTACTTGGATTGAAGTGATACAACGGAAGCTGGGAAATTGATATGTCCAGGAAGCATTAAGAAATCATTATAAGTTAAACCACCATTTTTTCTTGAATCCATGAGTTCATGAAGAGATAAACCATCTCCTCTTGGATATTCATCAAGGTATGATAAAGCATCAGCGGATTTGAGGACGTTCTCTGATCTAGCAGGAGCGTTTAAattggttgaagaagaagcgtGACCGTTTGCACTAGACATCTTGGAGAAAATATATTGTCTTTTTATGTATTTAAATAGGTTAGATAGGTATGCAAAGGAAAAGGATATCAAGTAGGTGGGTGGGTCGTATTGACCGAaccaagaaaaagaaagaagaaagaaagataagatgaagatgtaaaaATAATGCTAACTAAGCAATACCTTGACATGCCGGCACACGCGATATTgaaaaaaagctgaaaaaaaGTTTAAAATCTTTAAAATTATAAATTCACCATGATGTGTCATTAAAGCAGGTACCGTCTTTTTTGAAGCAGTGATAAGGCTTCCTGGGCTTTTCCTATCATCCGTGGGAAAGCTGTTTTAGGTCAGCGGAATCAAAGCCATACAGACTTTTACAAAAGTTGACACTTAATTCGGTGACCCTGTTAAGGGGTCCAGACTGTTTGTGGTGAAAGAACCGAAATGGCTGTTTAAGCTTTTCTGTTGTTTAAAGCCACTTTGTTCATTGTATGATACTCCGAAAGTACCTTTCCTTCCCGTA
Coding sequences:
- a CDS encoding inosine-5'-monophosphate dehydrogenase, which encodes MSSANGHASSSTNLNAPARSENVLKSADALSYLDEYPRGDGLSLHELMDSRKNGGLTYNDFLMLPGHINFPASVVSLQSKVTKNITLNTPFLSSPMDTVTEDRMAIALALHGGLGIIHHNCSAEEQAAMVRRVKKFENGFITDPICLTPESTVGDVLEIKATFGFCGVPITETGKMHGKLVGIITGRDVQFQDPEASVKSVMTTDLVTGSAGITLEQANAILRDSKKGKLPIIDSDGNLVSLVARSDLLKNQNYPLASKVPESKQLYCGAAIGTRPGDKDRLKLLVEAGLDVVVLDSSQGNSVFQIEFIQWIKSTYPKLDVIAGNVVTREQAAQLIVAGADGLRIGMGSGSICITQEVMAVGRPQGTAVYAVSEFASRFGVPTIADGGIGNIGHIAKALSLGASAVMMGGLLAGTTESPGEYFYHEGKRVKVYRGMGSIEAMEHTQRGSVASKKSILSGSDNAATARYFSETDSVKVAQGVSGDVADKGSINKFVPYLYTGLQHSLQDAGVKSVVELQKESRAGGVRFELRTASAQLEGGVHGLNSYTKRLFA